The proteins below are encoded in one region of Podarcis raffonei isolate rPodRaf1 chromosome 8, rPodRaf1.pri, whole genome shotgun sequence:
- the SPEN gene encoding msx2-interacting protein isoform X6 translates to MVRETRHLWVGNLPENVREEKIIEHFKRYGRVESVKILPKRGSEGGVAAFVDFVDIKSAQKAHNSVNKMGDRDLRTDYNEPGTIPSAARGLDDTVSIASRSREVSGFRGGGGGPTYGPPPSLHAREGRYERRLDGASDNRERAYEHSAYGHHERGTGGFDRTRHYDQDYYRDPRERTLQHGLYYSSRSRSPSRFDAHDPRYEPRAREQFTLPSVVHRDIYRDDLTREVRGRRPERNYQHSRSRSPHSSQSRTQSPQRLASQASRPTRSPSGSGSRSRSSSSDSISSSSSTSSDSSDSSSSSSDESPARSVQSTAVPAPTSQLLPSLEKDEPRKSFGIKVQNLPVRSTDTSLKDGLFHEFKKYGKVTSVQIHGASEERYGLVFFRQQEDQEKALNASKGKLFFGMQIEVTAWIGPETESENEFRPLDERIDEFHPKATRTLFIGNLEKTTTYHDLRNIFQRFGGIVVDFANRESQLSFYQSMEKTGQDIRDFYEMLAERRDERRGSYDYAADRTYYEAVRTPGTYPEDPRREYPARSREFYADWDPYQAEYYDPRYYDDPREYRDYRGDPYEQDIREYSYRQRERERFESDRDRDHERRPIERSQSPAHSRRPQSPGASPSQSERLQSDSERRIYSRSSERSGSCSSLSPPRYDKLDKARLERYTKSEKPEKERAFEQERTDKDKRLVRKEKPEKLEKDKAEKQKRRAKNHSPSSQSSETDPETEREPTPEKVKGSSKGSRERADKEGAAKNRLELMPCVVLTRVKEKEGKVIEQPALEKLRGKQENDTLKSPLLEQKMQISQADQTKSEQLKLEPARVKVPKEKVLASHIEVVEKDAKLKPKKHLKAELPSEVTNPVDLEKLEARRRRFADANLKPDKQKMDFKRSSQEEEEARVVLKKQIELTSSESERKPLRKETLKRESKKTKLERLASVTSPKEAQEPASISLGIGLRPSLELQARLGELLEEPGEAPEIPVRKINSIKLQHKHTQLLDDQGTEREDTWKTYCSLPEEVPDHKLAQEKLPSSDIEEKIPIDIDHTQSYRKQMELSRRLKQQMEMEIAKHEKFGSPKKDLDEYERRSLVHEVGKPPQDVTDDSPPSKRKKSSDAFDFEISTKRERNYRSSRQVSEDSERTACSPSLRPFPFHEEEEMLESPRLVPVKETKESPKMDEKGPPYSNVAVREDSLKFNPYDSSRREQMVEMAKIKLSSVSCEEELNRWESQVKQEPGRVDITFPSSIVKRDGIRKRSIRDLEPGEVPSDSDDDGDNKAHSPKTPSLLESSRLSFLLRDREEKLRDREERLPTSLERNKFYSFALDKTITPDTKALLERAKSLSSSREENWSFLDWDSRFANFRNNKGKEKVDSAPRPIPSWYMKKKKIRTDSEGKLDDKKEDHKEDEQERQELFASRFLHSSIFEQDSKRLQHLERKDEDLDFLSGRLYGRQASLDGNIGMSDFVPEPVVLFHSRFVELTRMQQKEKEKDQKPKEAEKQEEKESQPKSPEAAAPEEKVAEHKHLLSVGPFPAALVLQEPGPAMPEKVTNEKLPVIAPSLREEKPLPELGPVAEEPKPLPELLAAVKTEPPEHMEAPPGIDSNKDPALSAATPPEEDSVSLVHPSYLDTKPPTPGSSFSQADICTDPEPETIPPPPPLEPAARSEELPELKEEHVSPSLNSEAGAGQKAEPAVEVLPPVSDTEMEAEPLVVIKDKKPNKNKRSKNPVQTSVANVAEKPVTRKSERIDREKLKRSGSPRGEALKVETEKVSRNAAKSPSAAPEPENPEPSLPVGRTRRRNVRSVYATTGDHEGPSPMKDTLEVTRSTRKRVEREPPDSALTPTPPRRGRPPKSRRKPEEEVSPVKVEPAHPEVEEAESKEMVEVPKPVEGWRSPRSQKLAHSHSPAASTPQAKKGGKNESKAENLVEPEELPDLSGQGSNGSENGNKPKVEKEPLLSDQKRERKEVELEKNVPEACTIEIVERKPVSERTPKSKRGRSRNVKAVDKASLMKSLKSVEIRLNVDEVKGALRPSEEDTEPVPASSPKNKSPRKEDKLSPHFIKTEAEDPFQEAEKDLACEPTQSPEADQLAKQIELEQAVENIAKLTESQTIAAYKEQAAEVSDVRPEEDGDKPAHQASETELAAAIGSIIYDISGEAESFPAPPTYPTESESEMPAEPLVLPPAREEMEPETDQAVSNILESEATSVEPPAPPGPGTTPEADSAKEAEVSVSESSNSAQEAETLQETDMARKERGRQKTTRPRRKRSTSKKGDTAAEPRTVEPERVQSKSPVANEVKGKSEGASKEESQEKSSPLASQPGPPDASKAAPLEGASPEPPVADSTPLPKAVDLLSPSVPVEEVSQSAFKLQPGADSAPVTPPPGTPNTPLPAAAPSSAAAKPVSAGSAPLHSSTAKVTEWIVKHEEARARSTPPPALPPDTKASDIDTNSSTLRKILMEPKYVSATSVASTTHVTTAIAEPVSSPRLVEEDPPHPPAEVVRPGSEDKPAVPAMNALEPPVAEAPVFTEKEKVITVIAPKATSVISRMPHSIDLEETPRITLVKQAPQTCLVNALSPKYKQRPSTNDNSRFHPGSMSVIEDRPVETGSSPGLRVNTSEGIVLLSYSQQKTEGQQRITAKISQIPPASAVDIEFQQSVSKSQIKQEPLGPSQPIPKGSQTPTGYGSVSAPSSLVLGAQQYSPSPVLSSIKQERGSLEKSEPLHLSVQAPTSQSGPVKVLSQSANTPSILVHNQMVLPQSIASSTNKKLPDPGALKVETKTLQPSSLSPGVGPHHPSLSSKIHPEANHVSAGPSTPAERVVSHLGVTKQEPLSPRTSGHSPSPFPRACHPGGPSSPALSGNNSMLGIQGSPCPGIPVPQYISSMHPEQSVIMPPHSVTQTVSLGHLSQGEVRMNTPPLPGMPYSIRPEALHSPRAALQPQRSSTPQPAPIREIVMPPLSSQHSSEEEMHYHHTVCRGSAPVQSDVLVMQPDYRLHPSGIRLDQYNVPRDVRMMMHPHMAAVGGDHHPETRQSRTPEGRSVKTPPATKTLPSGKEAPKASEVKMAHSPHSEPRLLSGQLPGLPLTQPVVVPHGVQIMHPGGTSFHDYRTVYGDMRSYHPAAQLGHPQFSGASPIGLPSRSMTPSQGLPEGEHTHPSQPAHSKTPQHTQEPKGAQAAGPDPTHHPVAVNRHVQQIDPHLHLQRSQADAGQTSYPSPVAISVKQELPSPHQAPVQKPALFIPTTSGPGAPPGLPLSRPEPQSVLKQDLAPHPVSQRPVDMVQLLTKYPIVWQGLLALKNDTAAVQLHFVSGNNVLAHRSLPAPEGGPPLRIAQRMRLEASQLEGVARRMMVESDYCLLLALPCGRDQEDVVNQTESLKAAFISYLQAKQAAGIINVPNPGSNQPAYVLQIFPPCEFSESHLSRLAPDLLASISNISPHLMIVIASV, encoded by the exons CAGTGACTCCAGCAGCAGCTCAAGCGACGAGTCTCCGGCCCGTTCAGTTCAATCCACGGCAGTTCCAGCACCCACCTCCCAGTTGCTTCCATCTCTGGAAAAAGATGAGCCCCGCAAAAGTTTTGGGATTAAGGTTCAGAATCTTCCAGTGCGCTCCACAG ACACCAGCCTTAAAGATGGTTTATTCCACGAGTTCAAGAAGTACGGGAAGGTGACATCTGTGCAGATTCACGGAGCCTCTGAAGAGCGATACGGACTGGTGTTCTTCCGGCAACAGGAGGATCAGGAGAAAGCGCTCAATGCTTCCAAAGGGAAACTCTTCTTTGGCATGCAGATTGAAGTGACTGCTTGGATAGGGCCAG AAACAGAGAGCGAGAATGAATTTCGGCCTTTAGATGAAAGAATAGATGAATTCCACCCCAAGGCAACGAGAACTCTGTTCATCGGCAATCTAGAAAAAACCACCACATATCATGACCTTCGCAACATCTTCCAGCGTTTTGGAGGGATAGTG GTGGATTTTGCAAACCGTGAAAGCCAGTTGTCATTCTATCAATCTATGGAGAAAACGGGTCAAGATATCAGAGACTTCTATGAAATGCTGGCAGAAAGAAG GGATGAAAGGAGAGGATCTTACGACTATGCTGCTGACCGTACCTACTATGAGGCTGTTCGCACCCCAGGAACATATCCAGAAGATCCTCGGAGAGAATATCCAGCCCGTAGCAGGGAGTTTTATGCTGACTGGGATCCTTACCAAGCAGAGTATTACGACCCACGGTATTACGACGACCCGCGGGAATACAGAGATTACAGGGGTGACCCTTACGAGCAAGACATAAGAGAGTATAGTTACAGGCAACGGGAGCGGGAGCGATTTGAATCAGACCGGGACCGGGACCATGAAAGGAGGCCCATTGAAAGGAGCCAGAGCCCAGCTCACTCCCGACGGCCCCAAAGCCctggagcatctccatcccaatCAGAGAGGCTGCAGAGCGATTCTGAGCGGAGAATCTACAGCCGGTCCTCGGAGCGGAGCGGCAGCTGcagctccctctccccaccccgctATGACAAGCTGGACAAAGCCCGCCTCGAGCGCTACACAAAAAGCGAGAAGCCCGAAAAAGAGCGGGCCTTTGAGCAAGAGAGAACGGACAAAGACAAGCGCCTGGTAAGGAAGGAGAAACCAGAAAAACTTGAAAAGGATAAAGCGGAGAAGCAGAAACGGAGGGCCAAAAATCATTCTCCCAGCTCTCAGTCGTCGGAAACAGACCCAGAAACCGAACGGGAGCCCACCCCTGAGAAGGTCAAAGGCAGCAGCAAAGGGAGTCGGGAGAGAGCAGATAAAGAAGGAGCTGCGAAGAACCGTCTGGAGCTGATGCCATGTGTCGTGTTAACACGAgtcaaggaaaaggaagggaaagtaATCGAACAGCCTGCTTTGGAAAAGCTGCGTGGGAAGCAAGAAAACGACACGCTCAAGTCTCCTTTGCTTGAACAAAAAATGCAGATTTCTCAGGCAGACCAAACCAAGTCAGAGCAGCTGAAACTTGAACCCGCCCGAGTGAAAGTGCCAAAAGAGAAGGTGCTTGCCAGTCACATCGAAGTGGTTGAAAAGGATGCAAAGCTGAAGCCTAAGAAGCACCTGAAGGCAGAGCTGCCTAGTGAAGTGACTAACCCAGTAGATCTAGAAAAGCTGGAAGCTCGCAGAAGACGCTTTGCGGATGCAAACCTCAAGCCAGATAAGCAAAAAATGGACTTTAAAAGGAGtagtcaggaggaggaggaagcgcgTGTGGTTTTGAAAAAGCAGATTGAGTTAACAAGTAGTGAATCTGAGAGAAAGCCCTTGAGGAAAGAGACTCTTAAAAGGGAATCCAAGAAAACCAAGCTGGAAAGGCTTGCCTCAGTGACCAgccccaaagaagctcaagagCCAGCCAGTATTTCTCTGGGGATTGGTTTACGGCCCAGTTTAGAGCTGCAGGCTAGACTAGGGGAGCTACTTGAGGAACCTGGGGAAGCCCCTGAGATCCCTGTAAGGAAGATCAACTCCATCAAATTGCAGCACAAGCATACACAGCTGTTAGATGACCAAGGAACTGAGCGAGAGGACACATGGAAAACCTACTGCAGTCTTCCCGAAGAAGTGCCCGACCACAAGCTAGCTCAAGAGAAGCTTCCATCATCCGATATTGAGGAGAAGATTCCCATTGACATTGATCACACACAGAGTTATCGGAAGCAAATGGAGCTGAGTCGCAGGTTGAAGCagcaaatggaaatggaaattgcAAAGCACGAGAAGTTTGGCAGCCCAAAGAAAGATCTTGATGAGTATGAGAGGCGTAGCCTGGTGCATGAAGTGGGGAAACCCCCGCAAGATGTGACAGACGACTCTCCTCCCAGCAAGCGGAAGAAATCCTCTGACGCTTtcgactttgaaattagcacaaagagagagagaaactacaGGAGCTCTCGGCAGGTGAGTGAGGACTCCGAAAGGACGGCCTGTTCCCCTAGCCTCAGGCCCTTCCCTTTCCATGAGGAAGAAGAGATGCTGGAGTCCCCGAGGCTGGTGCCTGTGAAAGAAACCAAAGAGTCACCTAAAATGGATGAAAAGGGTCCTCCATATTCTAATGTGGCTGTAAGGGAGGATTCTTTGAAATTTAACCCCTACGACTCCAGTCGAAGAGAGCAGATGGTAGAAATGGCTAAAATAAAATTATCTTCTGTGAGTTGTGAGGAGGAATTGAACCGATGGGAGTCCCAAGTGAAGCAAGAGCCCGGGAGGGTGGACATCACCTTCCCAAGCAGCATTGTCAAGAGAGATGGCATAAGGAAGCGGTCAATACGGGATCTGGAGCCAGGAGAGGTGCCTTCGGACTCTGACGATGACGGCGATAATAAAGCCCATTCTCCAAAAACCCCTTCGTTGCTGGAGAGCTCCAGGTTGTCTTTTTTATTACGGGACAGGGAAGAGAAACTTCGTGATCGAGAGGAGAGGCTGCCAACCTCTTTGGAAAGGAACAAGTTTTATTCCTTTGCATTGGACAAGACAATCACTCCCGACACAAAGGCCTTGCTTGAGAGAGCCAAATCTCTCTCATCCTCCAGAGAAGAGAACTGGTCTTTCCTTGATTGGGACTCGAGATTTGCTAATTTTAGGAACAACAAGGGCAAAGAGAAAGTGGATTCTGCTCCAAGGCCTATCCCCTCGTGGTatatgaaaaagaagaaaatccgAACCGATTCTGAAGGGAAGCTGGATGATAAGAAGGAAGACCACAAGGAGGATGAGCAAGAGAGGCAGGAGCTCTTTGCCTCGCGCTTCCTGCACAGCTCCATCTTTGAGCAGGACTCAAAGCGCCTGCAACACTTGGAAAGGAAAGACGAAGACCTTGACTTCCTCTCTGGTAGATTGTACGGCCGGCAGGCATCCCTGGATGGGAACATTGGCATGTCAGACTTTGTGCCAGAGCCAGTGGTTCTCTTCCACAGCAGGTTTGTGGAGCTCACAAGAAtgcaacaaaaagaaaaggagaaagaccAGAAGCCCAAAGAAGCAgaaaagcaggaggagaaggagagtcaGCCCAAAAGCCCAGAAGCAGCTGCGCCTGAGGAAAAAGTGGCAGAGCATAAGCATCTGCTTTCAGTTGGGCCATTTCCAGCTGCTCTTGTACTCCAAGAACCAGGGCCAGCCATGCCGGAAAAGGTCACGAATGAGAAGTTGCCGGTCATTGCGCCCTCTTTGAGAGAAGAGAAGCCTCTGCCTGAACTTGGTCCTGTGGCTGAAGAACCAAAGCCTCTTCCAGAACTCCTTGCTGCTGTCAAAACTGAACCACCTGAGCATATGGAAGCACCGCCAGGAATAGACAGCAACAAGGACCCTGCTCTTTCTGCAGCAACTCCTCCTGAGGAAGACTCGGTATCCCTAGTGCACCCTTCCTATTTGGACACAAAGCCACCCACGCCCGGATCTTCCTTCTCTCAAGCGGACATCTGCACAGATCCAGAACCTGAAacaatcccaccaccaccaccactcgaACCAGCAGCCAGGTCTGAGGAACTGCCTGAGCTGAAAGAAGAACATGTTTCCCCATCTCTGAACTCTGAGGCTGGTGCAGGGCAGAAAGCAGAGCCAGCTGTGGAGGTCCTGCCTCCAGTCTCCGACACGGAGATGGAAGCCGAACCACTTGTTGTCATCAAAGACAAGAAGCCGAACAAGAATAAACGTTCCAAAAACCCTGTCCAGACGTCGGTTGCAAACGTTGCAGAGAAGCCTGTCACAAGGAAGAGTGAAAGGATTGACCGCGAGAAACTTAAAAGGTCGGGCTCTCCCCGTGGGGAAGCACTGAAGGTGGAAACAGAGAAGGTTTCGAGAAACGCTGCTAAATCTCCAAGCGCTGCACCAGAGCCGGAAAACCCAGAGCCTAGCTTGCCAGTGGGCAGGACAAGGCGCAGGAATGTGCGGTCAGTTTATGCCACCACAGGGGACCACGAAGGCCCATCGCCTATGAAGGATACTCTGGAGGTCACCAGATCTACTAGGAAAAGGGTTGAAAGGGAGCCACCAGACTCTGCCTTGACTCCAACCCCTCCAAGAAGAGGCAGGCCTCCCAAATCCCGCCGCAAGCCTGAGGAGGAAGTCTCTCCCGTGAAGGTTGAACCAGCTCACCCAGAGGTAGAAGAAGCAGAATCAAAAGAGATGGTGGAAGTCCCGAAACCCGTGGAGGGGTGGAGGTCACCTCGATCCCAGAAGCTGGCACACAGCCACTCTCCAGCAGCCAGCACTCCTCAAGCCAAGAAAGGGGGGAAGAACGAGTCGAAGGCTGAGAATTTGGTGGAGCCAGAAGAGCTCCCTGACCTCTCTGGCCAAGGCTCGAATGGAAGTGAAAACGGTAACAAACCCAAGGTGGAGAAAGAGCCTCTTCTGAGTGACCAGAAGCGAGAGAGGAAAGAAGTCGAGCTGGAGAAAAATGTCCCCGAAGCCTGCACCATTGAGATTGTGGAAAGAAAGCCTGTCTCTGAGAGAACTCCAAAGTCCAAACGTGGAAGATCCAGGAACGTCAAGGCCGTCGATAAAGCCTCCTTGATGAAGAGCTTGAAAAGCGTTGAAATCCGGCTTAATGTGGATGAAGTCAAAGGTGCTTTGCGGCCCAGCGAAGAGGACACGGAGCCTGTGCCGGCATCGTCCCCCAAGAACAAAAGTCCCCGGAAGGAAGACAAATTGTCACCCCATTTCATAAAGACAGAGGCAGAAGACCCCTTCCAGGAAGCAGAGAAAGATCTGGCTTGTGAGCCGACACAGTCTCCTGAAGCAGACCAGCTGGCCAAGCAGATCGAATTGGAGCAGGCCGTGGAGAACATTGCAAAGCTCACTGAAAGCCAGACGATTGCAGCCTACAAGGAACAGGCGGCTGAAGTGTCAGACGTTCGCCCGGAGGAAGACGGGGACAAGCCTGCTCATCAGGCCAGCGAAACAGAACTCGCGGCTGCCATTGGCTCCATCATCTATGACATCTCTGGAGAGGCCGAAAGTTTCCCTGCTCCGCCAACGTATCCTACCGAATCTGAATCGGAAATGCCCGCAGAACCGTTGGTGCTGCCACCCGCACGAGAAGAGATGGAGCCTGAAACTGATCAAGCCGTGAGCAATATCTTGGAGTCAGAAGCCACTTCGGTTGAGCCGCCTGCCCCACCAGGCCCTGGCACTACCCCAGAGGCAGACTCTGCCAAAGAGGCGGAGGTGAGTGTGAGCGAATCCTCCAATTCGGCACAAGAAGCAGAAACCTTGCAAGAGACCGACATGGCTCGGAAGGAACGGGGCCGCCAGAAAACCACCCGGCCGAGGCGCAAGCGGAGCACAAGCAAGAAAGGGGATACAGCAGCAGAACCGAGGACTGTTGAGCCCGAACGAGTACAAAGCAAATCTCCAGTGGCCAATGAGGTTAAAGGGAAGTCAGAAGGAGCCTCGAAAGAAGAGAGTCAAGAGAAAAGCTCTCCTCTGGCTTCCCAGCCAGGTCCCCCTGATGCCAGCAAGGCTGCACCCCTGGAGGGGGCTTCTCCAGAACCTCCTGTGGCAGACAGCACCCCCCTGCCCAAAGCAGTGGACCTGCTCTCTCCGTCGGTTCCTGTTGAAGAGGTGAGCCAGAGCGCCTTCAAACTACAGCCGGGGGCTGACAGTGCTCCAGTGACTCCTCCACCAGGCACCCCCAATACACCTCTGCCAGCAGCAGCCCCATCTTCAGCTGCAGCAAAGCCAGTCTCCGCTGGGTCTGCCCCCCTTCACTCCAGCACAGCAAAGGTGACTGAGTGGATTGTGAAGCATGAGGAGGCCCGGGCCCGCTCCACCCCACCGCCGGCTCTCCCCCCTGACACAAAGGCATCGGATATAGACACAAATTCCAGCACTCTGAGGAAAATATTGATGGAGCCCAAGTACGTCTCTGCAACCAGCGTGGCATCAACAACGCATGTCACGACTGCCATAGCCGAGCCTGTGAGCTCACCTCGTTTGGTAGAGGAAGATCCTCCACACCCTCCGGCAGAGGTTGTCCGGCCTGGATCAGAAGACAAGCCAGCTGTCCCAGCCATGAATGCTTTGGAGCCGCCAGTTGCAGAGGCCCCAGTTTTCACCGAGAAAGAGAAGGTCATCACTGTCATTGCTCCCAAGGCCACTTCTGTGATAAGCAGGATGCCCCACAGCATTGACCTCGAGGAAACCCCGCGGATAACTCTGGTGAAGCAAGCGCCCCAGACGTGCCTAGTCAACGCCCTCTCGCCAAAATACAAGCAGAGGCCAAGTACCAATGACAACAGCCGGTTCCATCCGGGATCCATGTCCGTCATTGAAGATCGGCCGGTGGAGACAGGGTCCAGCCCCGGTCTTCGCGTCAACACATCAGAAGGCATCGTGCTCCTGAGCTATTCCCAGCAGAAGACAGAAGGCCAGCAGCGGATCACAGCAAAGATCAGCCAGATCCCCCCAGCAAGTGCAGTTGACATTGAATTCCAGCAGTCGGTGTCCAAGTCCCAGATCAAGCAAGAGCCTCTTGGCCCCTCTCAGCCAATCCCAAAGGGCTCTCAGACGCCAACGGGGTACGGGAGTGTCTCAGCCCCATCGTCCCTTGTGCTGGGAGCTCAGCAGTACAGCCCTTCCCCTGTACTTTCCTCCATTAAGCAGGAACGGGGCAGCCTGGAAAAATCGGAGCCCCTGCACCTCTCTGTCCAGGCGCCCACTTCTCAGTCGGGGCCAGTCAAAGTCCTTTCCCAGTCTGCCAACACTCCATCCATCCTCGTCCACAACCAGATGGTGCTCCCACAGAGCATTGCTTCTTCCACCAACAAAAAGCTTCCAGACCCAGGTGCCCTGAAAGTGGAGACCAAGACTCTTCAGCCGTCGAGCTTGAGCCCCGGGGTTGGGCCTCATCACCCCTCCTTGTCTAGCAAGATTCACCCAGAGGCCAATCATGTGAGTGCAGGGCCCAGCACCCCAGCAGAGCGGGTGGTGTCTCACTTGGGGGTCACAAAGCAGGAGCCCCTCTCTCCACGGACAAGCGGGCACTCTCCGTCTCCCTTCCCAAGGGCTTGTCATCCGGGCGGCCCTTCTTCCCCAGCCCTGTCTGGGAACAACTCCATGCTAGGGATCCAGGGGTCTCCTTGCCCTGGGATCCCGGTGCCTCAATATATCTCCAGCATGCACCCCGAGCAGTCTGTGATCATGCCCCCGCACAGCGTCACCCAGACGGTCTCCCTGGGGCACCTCTCGCAAGGGGAGGTCAGGATGAACACCCCTCCTCTGCCAGGAATGCCTTACAGCATCCGTCCTGAAGCGCTTCACTCCCCGAGGGCGGCTCTGCAGCCGCAGCGGTCAAGCACGCCGCAGCCAGCCCCCATCCGAGAGATCGTCATGCCACCTCTGTCTTCCCAGCATTCCTCGGAAGAGGAGATGCACTACCACCACACAGTGTGCCGCGGGTCCGCCCCCGTGCAGTCGGACGTGCTCGTCATGCAGCCAGACTACCGCTTGCACCCCTCCGGCATTCGGCTCGACCAGTACAACGTGCCCCGGGACGTGCGGATGATGATGCACCCGCACATGGCTGCAGTGGGAGGCGACCACCACCCCGAGACCCGGCAGTCCCGCACGCCAGAAGGGAGGTCTGTGAAGACGCCCCCCGCCACAAAGACTCTCCCGTCAGGCAAAGAGGCACCCAAGGCCTCTGAAGTCAAGATGGCTCACTCCCCCCACAGTGAGCCCCGCCTCCTCAGCGGCCAGCTGCCAGGACTGCCTCTGACGCAACCAGTTGTCGTCCCTCACGGCGTGCAGATCATGCACCCGGGGGGCACCTCCTTCCACGATTACAGGACGGTCTACGGGGACATGAGGAGCTACCACCCGGCGGCTCAGCTAGGTCATCCTCAGTTTTCCGGGGCATCGCCAATCGGGCTGCCTTCTCGGAGTATGACCCCCTCTCAG GGTCTGCCAGAAGGAGAACACACccaccccagccagccagctcataGCAAGACTCCCCAGCACACCCAGGAGCCCAAGGGAGCCCAGGCGGCAGGACCAGACCCCACTCACCACCCAGTGGCTGTCAACCGGCACGTCCAGCAGATCGACCCCCACTTGCACCTTCAGCGCAGCCAGGCGGACGCAGGCCAGACCTCCTACCCGTCTCCCGTCGCTATCTCTGTCAAACAGGAACTCCCATCCCCACATCAGGCCCCAGTGCAGAAGCCGGCGCTCTTTATCCCAACCACCTCTGGGCCTGGGGCTCCTCCGGGGCTGCCCCTCTCCCGGCCCGAGCCCCAGTCAGTGCTCAAGCAAGACCTTGCACCTCATCCTGTTTCCCAGAGACCGGTGGACATGGTCCAGCTGCTGACC aAATACCCCATTGTCTGGCAGGGGCTCCTGGCCTTGAAGAACGACACGGCGGCCGTCCAGCTGCACTTTGTCTCCGGCAATAACGTCCTGGCACACCGCTCCCTGCCAGCCCCAGAAGGGGGACCTCCCCTGAGGATTGCTCAGCGCATGAGGCTGGAAGCGTCACAGTTGGAGGGCGTGGCGCGCAGGATGATG GTGGAGAGCGACTATTGCCTGCTGCTGGCCTTGCCTTGTGGACGCGACCAAGAGGATGTTGTGAACCAGACGGAGTCGCTCAAGGCAGCCTTCATTAGCTACCTGCAAGCCAAGCAAGCCGCTGGCATCATCAACGTTCCCAACCCCGGCTCCAACCAG CCTGCCTACGTCCTACAGATCTTCCCACCCTGTGAGTTCTCCGAGAGTCACCTCTCCCGCCTCGCCCCAGACCTCCTCGCCAGTATCTCAAACATCTCTCCTCACCTGATGATTGTCATTGCATCGGTCTGA